A window of Natronococcus sp. CG52 genomic DNA:
GTTCGCTCAGAAGCGGATTCGCCGAGACGAAGTACACTCCCGAGGCGATGCCCATGAGGAAGGCACCGACCATCAGGTGTCGAACCGTCGTCGCCGTCGCAGCGATTCCGGAGGAGATGGAGAGAATCACTCCCGACGAGACCACGACGTGGTGTCTCGGAACTTTCGTGAGAATCCATCCGGTAGGCAATCTCGGAGCCGCACTCCCGACCCAGGCGAGTGTCACGATGAGTCCGGCGGTCGCCTCGCCGATTCCGAATTCGGCGATAAATACGCTCAAAAGCGGTGCGAAGACGATCCTGGCGAGGTTGACGAGAAAGACGAATCCGCAGAGGGAAGCGAAGAGTCGGGCACGGGTCACGGTCAGTATTCCCAGTAAAACGTCTCAAACGTTCCGGAATCGGAACGGGTTCACACCGGTTGGGCGCTCACTCCGAGACGGGGCCCAGCGAGGATGACCAGACGACCGTGACTACCGAATCGACGTTCGCAGTAGATCGGAACCGAAACGACCGGATCGTAGACCGCCTTTCGCGAGCGATTTGGCCGTGTATTCGTGTATAACATCCGCTGGTGGACGCTCTGGAGACGATTCTGATTTCGGTCCGCCCGTCGTGCGTGACACGCCGGATTTCCACTGAAACGCCGTTTTCCTCCGATCCAGTTAGCGCGATAACGACGTGATCCGTTCCCAGACGAAGAAAGCGTATTCGGGGACGCTGATCGGGCATCGAGTGGCAAAGAAAGAGACAACGTCATCAGGGGTACACCCGTGGCTCTATTCGTTATCGGTTCCGCTGAACGCGGCGGCACGTTTTTACGAGTCAGTGGAGATAATTGCGGTGTGGGACGCTACCAGCCAGGAATACACGACACGTTCATCAAATGTGACGCATCTCGGTGCGGAGCGAACAACGCCCCAGAGGGATCTGCAGAATACGATACCGACTGTTGGCGGTGCGGAGAGTCGTTGAGTGGAAAGCCTAAGCCGGGTGATGAGGTGACTGTCGACATCGTTGACGAGAAACCCGACGGAACGCTCGTCTGTAAGATGGATAACGGATTCGTTCTTTTTCTCGAGGAAGAGGTTTCGGCGATCCAGGCCACAGTTCGAGTCACCTCCGTTGACGAGACGTACGGACAAGCAGAAGTCGTCGAAACGGAATTATAGCCGCGTGGTTCTCGACGGCCGCGGTCTGTCGTTCATTCTCCACGGCCTGGTGTCTATCTGGAACGTCGCTTACCCTTTACTGTCGATCCGGTAGTTCGCCGGAGAAGTGGCGTGATCGCCGGATCGATACGTTGCCGAACGGGCGTGCACTCGACGTCGCAACTGGAACCGGTCGCAATGCCCTTTTCCTCGCCGATCACGGTTACGAGGTCGATGCGGTCGACGTCGCAGACGAGGCCCTTGCAATCGCCCGTCAACGCGCCGAAGCGTGCGATGTCGACGTGAACTGGATCCGCGCCGATCTGGACGAGTTCGATACGGAACCCGGTGCGTACGGCGTGATCACGGTGAGTTTCTTCGTCGCCCTCGAGTATCTCCCCGAACTGAAGGATGCGCTCGCACCTGGCGGATCCTGGTTTACGAACACCATCTCCGCTCCGCCGATCCGATCGAAGTTGGCCCCTCGAACGATCGGTACAGGTATCGCTCGAACGATCTGCTCCGGACGTGTCTAGATCTAACGATTCTGCAGTACGAAGAACGGAGACGGACGGTCACCGACGGAACCGCTGCGGTCGTTACGCTGGTGGCGCGAAATTCTACCGGAGAGACACAATCGTATCCAGATCTCACCGGGACGGAAGTTCGATCGCCCTGACGCTCGCCGAATCGGGACCAGAGATGCCGATACGCTTCGCAGGTGGCTTCCCGACGGAGAGACCGGCCTCGAGCACCGGGACCGACACTCGTCGCCGGCGAGTACTGCCTCACGATGCGGGTGGACCGCTTCCATAACTCGTGGGCAGCCGATCGAGCGTCAGAGAATGGATCGAACAGTTCGTACAGTACCGTAGCACACAGCGACCGCACCGTCACTCAACGGAAAACACAAGCGAAGGTCCTAAACTAGACGCCCCTATCAGCGAGTTAAACCCGGAAACGGCGGTTAGTTGTTCGTTTGGAGTGTCACGGTGTATATCACGTCGTGGTCGATTTCAATGTCTTCAGTCAGCGTCGGGTAGCCGTCCGCCTCCACGATAAGCGTGTACTCGCCGTTCTCGACGTCGAAGTCGGCTCTCCCTTGGCCATCGACGGCTTGCGTTTCGCTCCAACCGCCGAAACCGCCTTCATCGACTTCGACGGTGGCATGATCGATCGGGTCTTCGTCGCCGTTCTGAACGATTACTCGCAGTATACTCGTCTCCTCGTCGCCGTCATCCTCCCCGTCTTCGCCATCGCCGTCAGTGTCATCCTGCTCATCGGATTCGTTACCCTCATCTTCGCCGGCGTCGCCCTCATCTTCATCGTCTTCCTCGTCAGCCCCCTCGTCTTCGTCATCGTCGTCGACGTCCTCCTGCTCGTCCTCGCTCTCGTCGGATCCATCCGTTTCATCCGTGTTATCGTCGTTCGGTTCGTCAGCCTCATCCTGCGCACCGGAGTCGTCCTGCTCGTCGGATTCATCCGGTTCATCGTCGTCAGCGTGAACGTCCGTGACCTCGAAATCGTACTCGACGGTTCCCTCGCAGTTATCGAGTTCGAGCGAGTAGACCGTGTCGTCATCGCCCGGTCCGGGCCCCTCGACTCCGGTATCCGTGGTTGCGGAGAGTTCCGTTCCGTCCTCCCCGTAAATCCGGGCTTCCATGTCGATGGTCATCTCCGCATCGCTCGTGTTCTCGACCATCACGTGAACGTGACAGTGGTCGCTCGGCGGTTCGCTCGCCCAGGTGAAGGTGTGTCTCACGACCGCGAGATGATGTTCAGCGTCATCCGACAGCAGAATCGTTCCCGCGACCGACTCGTCTTCGTGCATCTTCTGCTCGTCGCTGTCGGTCTCGTCTTCGCCCCCAGTGTCGGAACCGTCGGTGTCCTCGGCGTCTGAATCGTCAGTGTTCTTAACGTCTGAATCGTCATCGTCCTCGAACTCCCGATCGGTTTCGTTCTCGCCCTCGCCATCCGAGTCGTCCTCGAGTGCGCCACACCCCGCAAGGACCGCTGAAAGTGATACCCCCGCAGCCGTACTGAATTCGCGACGATTTAGATCCATGTGTCTCTCGTTCGTGGCCGCTCTCCGCCGATTCGATGCCGATACATGAGCGCTGGATAGACCGTTCTTCGTTCCACTATGTTTAGCGTATCGAATCGGTGTAGAACCTCTCAAAACGGCGTTATGACGAATTTTCACCGATGTTGATAGATAAAATATCAGTCGTTTCTCGAGGCGGCACGAGTCCAGGGACGACACCGCTGTCGCCGCTCGTTCCGGCTCAAATCCCCTGGTACCGTATCTGTTCGTCGGAGAGTATTACTGGAAGTTAGCAATCACTTTCTTCCGAACGGGTGTTACTATTTTACACTCGTTAGACCCATTCGATTGTGTGAGGATCTTGCCACTGGTCGTGCTGCGGGATTCGAACGAGAGACGCTCGCCTCGCTGCTCGGAGATGGCGCGCGCTCGCACCGTCCGGTTCGGCGAGTGGATCAAGCGGGGACGAAAATTCGATTGCAGGCTGCCGGGCGTTTTCGGTGCACTCCACGGCGGACCGGTAAACTCGGTCGCGCGGGATTCTCCGTTCGCTCCGCGCGCCGTACTGTCGAATGTGATCGGTGCAAATACTGGGCCAAAGGATTCTCTTAAGTCGTAATATGGTATTACACAACACGCGGGTATCACACCTGCACCAACAACCGATCGACGAGGAATCGAAATCTGGCCCGTTGTACCAAGCCAGCGTTCGCGGTTCCCCACCCGAGGCGGTGATCCCGATCCCGACAACGGCACCCGACTGTCGTGGTCGCCGCCCACCTCTGTAACTGCGGAGACGGTTCGGTTGCAACCGTTCGGCTTCTCATCCGTCCGTAACGGCCGTCTCCGATGAATTACGGCCGGAGAACGGGTCGTAACACGCCCTCGATCACGCGGCTGGCAGTGAGAGCGAATCAGAACCCTTTCGGCCGAGTACGGTCGAGAGCGGGTCGTGTGTGCCGAGCGCTCGGAACGTCCCGACAGCCGTCGTAGCTGGGTAGTGGCGGTTGTCGGCGCCGTTGCGATGGTATTCACCTTCGGTACGCCGCTGTCGTACGGTATTTTCCGAGGTCCGTTCAGCGACGCGTTCAGCATCTCGCCGGTCGCCCTCTCCGGCGTGTTCGCCGGAATGCTCTTCACGTTCTTTATCGGGTCCGGACTCGTCGGCGTCTTCGGCGCGCGGTTCCGGTCTCGAGCAGTACTCGTCGTCTGTTCGCTCGCAGCGGCTGTTCTGGCACCTTCGCTGTACGTTACGCGGTCGGTCGTCGGGCTGGCCGTCGTGTTCGCCGTCCTCGGGCTCGCACTGGGAACGGCCTTCGTTCTCATCGCGTCGGTCGTCCCGCGCTGGTTCGAGGCCCGGCGCGGCGCTGCAACGGGCCTCATCTTCGTCGGCAACGGGCTCGGCCTGTTCGTGCTTCCGCCCGTCTGGCAACTTGCCCTCGCGGAGCTAGGCGTGCGCCGCGGCTTCCTCGTCATCGTGTCGGTGACCGCGCTCGCGTTTTTCCTCGCAGGCCTCGTCTGTCGACGACCGCGATGGGCCGAGCAGTCGACCGCGACCGCCGGTGAACTGCTCGAGTGGCTCACCCGCCTGGGCGGGACGCGAACCTTTCAGCTGCTGTTCGTGGGGATGGCGCTCTCCTTCGCGTGGTACCAGTTGCTCGCCGCCTACGCCGTCGATCTGTTCGCCCACCGCGGACTGACGGAGGCCGGTGCTTCGGCCGCGTTCGGTCTGATCGGTGGCGTCAGCATCATCTCGCGGATCGGTGGCGGCTATCTCGCCGACGTCGTGGGCTCGCGACGAGCGTTTCTCGCGTCGCTCGTCTGCGCGGCTATCGGCGTTTCCCTGCTGTTCGCCTCTACCGTTCCGGCGATGCCGATCGCGATTTTCTTGATCGGACTCGGACTGGGCGGCTCGGCGACGCTGTACATCCCGCTGCTCATGACCGTCTACTCGCCCGAGAACGACACCGCCATCGTCGGCGTGTTCAACATCGCCATCGGCATCACCGCGTTGGCGATGCCGCCGCTAGGAACGGTGAGCGTCGCTTACACGGGAGGGTTTACGATCGCCATCCTCCTGACGTTCGCTGCCGTCGTCGTCGGAATGTGGACCGTTGCTGCCGGAACCGCGGAGCCGGACGCGGCTCCTCGAGTGTGACTACCCTCGACGATTATTTCGTCTCGACGATCCGGACGAACGCGGTGATGACCGTTAGCTCGTGGCATCCTCTTCGAGCGAACGGAGGGACCGATCTCTCGAGAGGCGCGGGTTACCCGTCGCCCGTATCTCCGGGGGGTCGTTTCGGAGCTGACGGATCGCCGCGCGTCTAAAGCCGCGGGGGTCGTCCCCGTCGACCGGACGGTTTACTATCACAACACTTACTCACTAACCTCGAGAACGAGCGGGCGTGGATCTGCTAACAGACCCCACGAAACGGCGCTGGCTCGCGTGGGGGGCGCTGGCTCTCGTCTTCCTGCTCGTCAACGTCCACCGACTGTCGACGGCCGTGCTATCGGAGCAGTTGACCGGCGATTTCGGTATCACGGCCGCCCAGTTGGGGACGCTCCACGCCTCGTTTTTCGTCATCTACGCCATCGTCCAGATTCCGACCGGGGCGTTAGCGGATCGATACGGGCCGCGATACGTTGGCGCGGCCGGCGCGTTCACCCTCAGTCTCGGTGCGATCGCGTTCACGGCGAGTGGTGGCTACGTCGCGGCCTTTCTCTCGCGAGCGCTTATCGGTCTCGGGAGCGGCGTCATCTTCATCTCCGTTCTGCGAT
This region includes:
- a CDS encoding TRAM domain-containing protein; this encodes MGRYQPGIHDTFIKCDASRCGANNAPEGSAEYDTDCWRCGESLSGKPKPGDEVTVDIVDEKPDGTLVCKMDNGFVLFLEEEVSAIQATVRVTSVDETYGQAEVVETEL
- a CDS encoding carboxypeptidase-like regulatory domain-containing protein, with amino-acid sequence MDLNRREFSTAAGVSLSAVLAGCGALEDDSDGEGENETDREFEDDDDSDVKNTDDSDAEDTDGSDTGGEDETDSDEQKMHEDESVAGTILLSDDAEHHLAVVRHTFTWASEPPSDHCHVHVMVENTSDAEMTIDMEARIYGEDGTELSATTDTGVEGPGPGDDDTVYSLELDNCEGTVEYDFEVTDVHADDDEPDESDEQDDSGAQDEADEPNDDNTDETDGSDESEDEQEDVDDDDEDEGADEEDDEDEGDAGEDEGNESDEQDDTDGDGEDGEDDGDEETSILRVIVQNGDEDPIDHATVEVDEGGFGGWSETQAVDGQGRADFDVENGEYTLIVEADGYPTLTEDIEIDHDVIYTVTLQTNN
- a CDS encoding MFS transporter, which encodes MVFTFGTPLSYGIFRGPFSDAFSISPVALSGVFAGMLFTFFIGSGLVGVFGARFRSRAVLVVCSLAAAVLAPSLYVTRSVVGLAVVFAVLGLALGTAFVLIASVVPRWFEARRGAATGLIFVGNGLGLFVLPPVWQLALAELGVRRGFLVIVSVTALAFFLAGLVCRRPRWAEQSTATAGELLEWLTRLGGTRTFQLLFVGMALSFAWYQLLAAYAVDLFAHRGLTEAGASAAFGLIGGVSIISRIGGGYLADVVGSRRAFLASLVCAAIGVSLLFASTVPAMPIAIFLIGLGLGGSATLYIPLLMTVYSPENDTAIVGVFNIAIGITALAMPPLGTVSVAYTGGFTIAILLTFAAVVVGMWTVAAGTAEPDAAPRV